A segment of the Salinibacter sp. 10B genome:
GTAAGCCACTATATCAACCTGCTCAAGGAGGGCAAATCGCTCCGCGAGGCCGTCGTGCAGGGATCGCTGGAGCGACTCAATCCCATTTTGATGACGGCCCTCACGGCGGGCCTCGCACTCATCCCACTGGCGCTGGGCGGCGGCGAGCCGGGGAAAGAGATTCAGACCCCGCTCGCCATCGTCACCATCGGGGGCCTCCTCACGTCCACGCTGCTCAACATGGTCGTCGTTCCGGTGCTCTTCGACCGGTTCGGAGACGAAGAAGCTCTTCGATCGGCAAGCGAGAATGCCTCGCTAGAAGACTGATCTCCGCTGAGATCAGTTGAGTGGTACTGGGAAGTACTTCCCTTTCAAAAACTTTCGTCTCAGTGCTTGTCGGTCGAGTGGGATTTTGCCTCAATCACATCAATCTTCGATCCTGAGAGCCGATAATCGGTCCGTTGTGACTGAAAAAGTGGGCCGACACGGCCTTGAACCGACCTTCTACAGAATCTCTTCGTGGGCGTCCTAAGAACGGAGCATTCCGGAAAAAAGTCGAGGCGGCCTCGGTCTGCATAACGGGCTTTGTCATTGCCGTCCAGCTTTGATACCGATGGCCCGTAAAATCTTCCTTTACGAGCCAACGGCATCTGCACGTACGCTCCTGCTCAGTTCTTCTTCAGTTTCCGAATACGAAGGGCCTCTGCCCGACGCACATCCTCTAGCGACAGCCGCTTGGTTCTAATGGTCTGTTCCTTGAGCTCCGGATACCTGTCCAGGTAGAATGCGGCGAGGCTACTGTGGGTGGCCTGCCTCGTTTTTTGGGACTGAGATTTTCCATCCTCAACGAGTCTCTCAAGAGCCTTCAGATCCCCAATATTGACGAGAGCCGAGAGCGCCAACAGCCGCTGGCCATCGGCAGGTCCACTGCGGTAGACTTCCAAAAGGTCTGGAACGAGGTTGGTGAGTTCGACTACTGCACCGGTCCCGGTCTCGTTGGCGATGCTCAACTTCTTTTCCTCGATCGACTGAAGACTTACGGTACATGTTTCGCCACAGCCTGCCAGGGCAATCACGTCTACGAGAGCGCGTTCCCGCTGTATAGGCTGATCACTATGGAGACCATTCCGAAGGTGTTGGATAAGGCTGGGTGGGCGATCCGCCTGAGCGGTCGATCGTTGAATGGGGACCATCAGGAGAGCCCCGCCAAACAGCGCGGCGGCGAGAAGGTGAGATCCTAGGGAGATGAAGAGTTTCATGGCGGTACGGGGGTATGGATGATTGAATGCGGTCGGGGTGTCCGCCTCTTTTTGTGTCCAAACGGGCCCGTTTGAGGACGAAAGAACGGCTCGGGTCGGCTCTAAGGTATCTTGAGCTCCGTGCCCGCACAAGCGCAATGCAACAAGTGGCGTTATCTGGTTGCAAAGCCCCAGAAACGTGTCACGAAGCGAAAACGCCCCGCCCAATGTGATCGAACAGGTTTTCACTGGCTTCCTTTTCGCTTCATGACGGCTTGTTGCCACTTATCGCCTCCGAACTGCAATTCGTATCAGAGCAGTGGACGCGCACTGGCAGGAGGAGTATTATCTGAGACCACACCGGACCGAGCATGGCCTCCTCCGGGGGAATCGACAGGTTGCACCAGAAACCAATTCCGGGCTACCAGGCCTGTCCTATTTTTTTGATTCACTCCCCCCACCATTCCCTGCTTTCCTGCTCTTACCATTCGATCGTCCTTCCTCCTCTGCCTCGTACTCGCGCTACTGCTTGGCCTCAGCAGGACAGGGGCCGCTCAGTCTCAGGCACTGGCCAGTGAAGTCTGACATCAGGATCTGGAGGCCCTGGAAGGATCTGGAGCCCTGGCCCGGGGCATCGAAAGATCTCCCTCACCCCGTCAGTGACGCCCCTCCTGTTCGATTGTGAATGCCGATGACGCAAACGCTCCGCTGGCCGTTTCTTTTTTCGTCGTTCTGGGTTCTCCAGGGAATCGGATGGGGAACGTACGCCCTGCTGTGGTATCTGGCGTCTTTTCCTATCTACGAGCAAATCGACGCCCCCCTTTACGTTGGGGTCGTTCGAGTCGGGTATTACGTGGGGATCGGGATCGCGGTCACACTCATGCTTCGTACCCTGTACCGCCGCCTATGGAAACGCGGGGCCTCCTTGACCGCTCTCCTCACGCTGTCCCTCGTATGCTCCCTGTTCGGGTCCGGGACGTGGCTCTTTCTTTTCGAAGGTGTGAAGTGGCCCCTGGACACTACCCCCTTCTCCGGGGCCTACGGGGCCTCGAACCTCTGGTACTTTGCCCGGCCAGTAGTGAGCAATACCATTGTTCTTCTGGCGTGGAGCACCCTCTACTTTGGCATCAAGTATCAGCGCAACCTTCTTGTCCAGCAGGAGCGCACCTTCCACGCCGAATCCCTCGCCCGAGAGGCCCAGATCCAAATGCTGCGCTATCAGCTTAATCCACACTTCTTGTTCAATACTCTCAATACCCTGCTCACCCTGATCGGCGAAGACGATGATCGGGCAAAGCAGTTCGTTCACGAACTCGCGGGCTTTCTTCGGTACTCGCTGCTGGACACCGACACTCACACCGTTCCGCTCCACGAGGAAATCGCGGTCATCCGTTCCTTCCTGTCCATCGAGAAGCTTCGATACGAGGAGAACCTCCAGGTCAAGTTCGACATCGACCCGGCTAGCGAATCAATGCAGATTCCTCCCTTCCTCGTCCAGTCCCTCATCGAGAACGCCATAAAACATGGCCGGGCGACCGGGCCCACCCCACTGCAAGTTCGTCTTAGCACGAGCAAAGAGGGAAACGTCCTGCGAATCGACGTCACAAACACCGGCCGGCTCCCCTCATCCTCCTCCCGGAGCAAACACGGCGGCATTGGGCTCAAGAACGTGCGGAAGCGACTCCGGAGCCTCTACCCTACCCGCCACTCGTTCTCTCTTCAGGAAGAAGACGGATGGGTCCATGCCCGGGTTGTCATTCAGGATTCAGGAGACGAGCAATCGCGTCGACATTCGTCAGGGAAGAAGGACGGACGCGATTGGGCTCGCCCCGGCCCTCCCCCGGACGCCCCGCCCCGATTGTCCTACTCGGAGCATAGAGATATTCCCTCTGACGACTCCCCGCGTCTTTCTCCCTCTTCCTCGTACACCTCATGATCTTCCCTCATCTCACGGACCGATGGTGGCACAGTCACCTTTTCCTCTGGCTCTTCTGGACGGGGGCGGCTTTCCTGTTTGTGGGAATGCGCTACGTGGCTCCCTTCCTCGTGGGGACCGACCTGCCCGACTGGTCCAATCAGCGGTGGATCGTTCTCGGCTGGATGATGTGGATTCCGATGACCTACATCGCCGTGGGGATGGCCCGGCTTTTTCCGCTGAACACGCCGCGATGGCCCCTCTACGTGCCTCTTCACGTCGTTGGGACCATCGTTTGTAGCAGCATCGGCGGGGTGCTGTGGATTTCACTCATTTGGATGCTCAGCGGCGGACAGATTGTCTTCACCGAGCGCCTGCAGGCCGCATTCGTCGGGGCCGTGCCTATCGACTCTATCATTTACTTTGCCGTACTCGCCGGCGTTTACGGCTTCGATTACTATCACCTGCACAAGGAGGCTCAACGTCGCACGGAGCGGCTCCGCGCCGAACTGGCCGAGGCGGAGCTGACCACGCTCCGCACGCAACTCAATCCACACTTCCTGTTCAACGCCCTCAACGCCGTGGCCGCTCACATTCGCGAAAATGCATCGGAGGCAGTGCAGATGGTCGCCGAGCTCGGCGACTTTCTACGGTCCGTTCTCGAACTGGGGGGCAAGCACGCCCTCTCCATTGACGAGGAGATCGGCATGCTAAAGCAGTACCTGGCGGTCCAACGCAATCGTTTCGGCGATGCGCTGGACGTGACGGTTGAGATCGATCCCAACACAGGCGACGCGAAGGTGCCAAGCCTGCTGCTCCAACCCCTCGTTGAGAACGCGATCCATCACGGCATCCGGGCGCGGCACGATGGCGGCCGCATTTGGGTAACTGCCTGCCGGACCGACGGCACCGTTCAACTGCACGTAATGGACGACGGGCGGGGTCCCCAAATGAGCGGAGCAACGCTCA
Coding sequences within it:
- a CDS encoding histidine kinase — translated: MTQTLRWPFLFSSFWVLQGIGWGTYALLWYLASFPIYEQIDAPLYVGVVRVGYYVGIGIAVTLMLRTLYRRLWKRGASLTALLTLSLVCSLFGSGTWLFLFEGVKWPLDTTPFSGAYGASNLWYFARPVVSNTIVLLAWSTLYFGIKYQRNLLVQQERTFHAESLAREAQIQMLRYQLNPHFLFNTLNTLLTLIGEDDDRAKQFVHELAGFLRYSLLDTDTHTVPLHEEIAVIRSFLSIEKLRYEENLQVKFDIDPASESMQIPPFLVQSLIENAIKHGRATGPTPLQVRLSTSKEGNVLRIDVTNTGRLPSSSSRSKHGGIGLKNVRKRLRSLYPTRHSFSLQEEDGWVHARVVIQDSGDEQSRRHSSGKKDGRDWARPGPPPDAPPRLSYSEHRDIPSDDSPRLSPSSSYTS
- a CDS encoding histidine kinase, which translates into the protein MIFPHLTDRWWHSHLFLWLFWTGAAFLFVGMRYVAPFLVGTDLPDWSNQRWIVLGWMMWIPMTYIAVGMARLFPLNTPRWPLYVPLHVVGTIVCSSIGGVLWISLIWMLSGGQIVFTERLQAAFVGAVPIDSIIYFAVLAGVYGFDYYHLHKEAQRRTERLRAELAEAELTTLRTQLNPHFLFNALNAVAAHIRENASEAVQMVAELGDFLRSVLELGGKHALSIDEEIGMLKQYLAVQRNRFGDALDVTVEIDPNTGDAKVPSLLLQPLVENAIHHGIRARHDGGRIWVTACRTDGTVQLHVMDDGRGPQMSGATLTKRGIGLQNVEMRLRHLFGRAYSLSLGRQEHSGTMVTAVSIEVPYRTEILVPEAREETHAGLRPERHETSVSLRTSRGERVTEGSPTNGTAPTLF